One window of Cellulomonas shaoxiangyii genomic DNA carries:
- a CDS encoding class I SAM-dependent methyltransferase, with the protein MHTPDASDHYFTARPASADERRSVAVQIAGRDVTVETAGGVFSPDHVDLGTQVLLRTVPGPPATGDLLDLGCGWGPVGLTLALSAPDARVWAVDVNERALDLVRRNAARLGASNLVAARPEEVPADVRFATVWSNPPVRIGKPALHALLADWLPRLAPDGDAWLVVGKNLGADPLQRWLASDAPDGAGLGLSVERVASAKGFRVLRVRR; encoded by the coding sequence ATGCACACCCCGGACGCGTCGGACCACTACTTCACGGCACGCCCCGCCTCGGCGGACGAGCGGCGCAGCGTCGCCGTGCAGATCGCCGGCCGGGACGTCACCGTCGAGACGGCCGGCGGCGTCTTCTCCCCCGACCACGTCGACCTCGGCACGCAGGTGCTGCTCCGCACGGTCCCGGGGCCGCCCGCGACCGGTGACCTGCTCGACCTCGGCTGCGGCTGGGGGCCCGTGGGGCTCACCCTGGCCCTCTCCGCGCCGGACGCGCGGGTGTGGGCCGTGGACGTCAACGAGCGCGCCCTCGACCTCGTGCGGCGCAACGCCGCGCGGCTCGGGGCGTCGAACCTCGTCGCGGCGCGGCCCGAGGAGGTCCCCGCGGACGTGCGCTTCGCCACGGTGTGGTCCAACCCGCCCGTGCGCATCGGGAAGCCGGCGCTGCACGCGCTGCTCGCCGACTGGCTGCCGCGGCTCGCGCCCGACGGCGACGCGTGGCTGGTGGTGGGCAAGAACCTCGGCGCCGACCCGCTGCAGCGCTGGCTGGCGTCGGACGCTCCCGACGGTGCGGGCCTGGGCCTGTCGGTCGAGCGCGTCGCGAGCGCGAAGGGATTCCGCGTGCTGCGGGTACGGCGATGA
- a CDS encoding MFS transporter — MSEPPAHAEDLWRARRTTTVSLVSLVVLVAFESFAVTTVMPGVADALDGHALYAFAFAGPLATGVVGMVVAGAWSDRAGPFRPFVAGAALFVAGLVVAGAAASMPVLVAGRLAQGLGGGAVNVTVIVTLARAYPAVLHPRAFAWISAAWVLPSLVGPTVAGLIAQAAGWRWVFLAVALLVVPTGLPVVRTLRPLGPPERAAGAPSAGRRRIVFAALVAAAVLALNLAVELPAAPAAALATAAGAAALLAVRPLLPAGTLRARRGLPSVITTRALVSGAFLGSQAYVPYLLVSRDGWGPAASGLALTTASLAWSGTSAVQGRLGARLASRDAVRIGTGLVAVGVLGALLTAWAGLPPAVLVAAWTSCGAGMGLASSRINVLLLAYSEPGTQGTNSSALSISDAVGAAVALAASGVLFALVSGTSGTHGPGASADAAAVGTAGFAVAFGFTAALAVGAVLLAPRVGTPPGEGTGDAGGDRQPGAGSAEATAAST, encoded by the coding sequence ATGAGCGAACCTCCGGCGCACGCCGAGGACCTGTGGCGCGCACGCCGGACGACGACCGTCTCGCTCGTCTCGCTGGTCGTGCTGGTCGCGTTCGAGTCGTTCGCCGTGACGACCGTGATGCCGGGCGTCGCCGACGCGCTCGACGGGCACGCCCTCTACGCGTTCGCGTTCGCGGGGCCGCTGGCGACGGGCGTCGTCGGCATGGTGGTCGCCGGTGCGTGGTCGGACCGGGCCGGCCCCTTCCGCCCCTTCGTCGCCGGGGCCGCGCTGTTCGTCGCCGGGCTCGTCGTGGCCGGCGCGGCCGCGTCGATGCCCGTGCTCGTCGCGGGGCGGCTCGCGCAGGGTCTGGGCGGTGGGGCGGTGAACGTGACGGTCATCGTCACGCTCGCCCGCGCGTACCCGGCGGTGCTCCACCCTCGTGCGTTCGCGTGGATCTCCGCGGCGTGGGTCCTGCCCTCGCTCGTGGGGCCGACGGTCGCCGGGCTGATCGCGCAGGCCGCCGGCTGGCGCTGGGTGTTCCTGGCCGTCGCGCTCCTGGTCGTGCCGACGGGACTGCCGGTGGTACGCACGCTGCGGCCGCTCGGGCCGCCGGAGCGGGCGGCCGGTGCCCCGTCGGCCGGCCGCCGGCGCATTGTCTTCGCGGCGCTCGTCGCGGCGGCCGTCCTCGCCCTGAACCTCGCCGTCGAGCTGCCCGCGGCCCCGGCGGCGGCGCTGGCCACGGCGGCGGGCGCCGCGGCTCTCCTCGCGGTCCGCCCCCTCCTGCCGGCGGGCACCCTGCGCGCGCGGCGGGGCCTGCCGAGCGTGATCACGACGCGCGCGCTCGTGTCCGGCGCGTTCCTCGGCTCCCAGGCGTACGTGCCGTACCTCCTGGTCAGCCGGGACGGGTGGGGGCCGGCCGCGAGCGGGCTCGCCCTCACCACGGCCTCCCTGGCCTGGTCCGGGACGTCCGCCGTGCAGGGCCGGCTGGGCGCCCGCCTCGCGAGCCGCGACGCCGTCCGGATCGGGACGGGCCTCGTCGCCGTCGGGGTGCTCGGCGCCCTGCTGACCGCGTGGGCCGGCCTGCCGCCCGCCGTCCTCGTGGCGGCGTGGACGTCCTGCGGCGCAGGGATGGGGCTGGCGTCCTCGCGGATCAACGTGCTGCTGCTGGCCTACTCCGAGCCCGGCACGCAGGGCACGAACAGCTCCGCGCTGTCGATCAGCGACGCGGTGGGCGCGGCGGTCGCGCTCGCCGCGAGCGGCGTGCTGTTCGCGCTGGTGTCCGGCACGTCCGGGACGCACGGCCCCGGCGCGTCAGCGGATGCCGCCGCGGTCGGGACCGCCGGGTTCGCGGTGGCGTTCGGGTTCACCGCCGCGCTCGCCGTGGGGGCGGTGCTCCTCGCGCCGCGGGTCGGTACGCCCCCGGGCGAGGGCACAGGCGACGCGGGCGGCGACCGTCAGCCGGGGGCGGGCAGCGCCGAGGCGACGGCCGCGAGCACCTGA
- a CDS encoding thioredoxin family protein: MSAAPDVRAGGPGDVLTPAEVGATLGARATLLQVSTAFCAPCRATRRVLAEVARTVPGVVHVERDVADAPELAARLAVTSTPTVAVLDADGRVVRRADGVPTTAQVLAAVASALPAPG; this comes from the coding sequence GTGAGCGCCGCGCCCGACGTGCGTGCCGGTGGACCCGGCGACGTGCTGACCCCTGCCGAGGTGGGTGCGACGCTCGGCGCGCGCGCGACGCTCCTGCAGGTGTCCACGGCGTTCTGCGCGCCGTGCCGGGCGACGCGGCGCGTGCTGGCCGAGGTCGCGCGCACCGTGCCCGGCGTCGTGCACGTCGAGCGGGACGTCGCCGACGCGCCGGAGCTGGCCGCCCGGTTGGCCGTGACCAGCACGCCGACGGTGGCGGTGCTCGACGCGGACGGTCGCGTCGTGCGGCGTGCGGACGGCGTGCCGACGACGGCTCAGGTGCTCGCGGCCGTCGCCTCGGCGCTGCCCGCCCCCGGCTGA
- the dapF gene encoding diaminopimelate epimerase, with protein sequence MTVPVPVQAPASAGLGRVDVTKGHGTRNDFVLVDDRDGALDVTAELVRRLCDRRGGLGADGLIRLVATAHVPDAPADTRTTAWFMDYRNADGSVAQMCGNGVRVFARYLERLGLWRPETGDLAVGTRAGVRAVRAVDVPVGVGDDAWFAVDMGPVTLPGGATALAGGGDAEVEVGGLDVTRPGLGVDVGNPHTVVVLATGADLVRADLTRAPVVTPVPAEGTNVELVVPLGEESLPDGAPAGRVRMRVHERGVGETQSCGTGAVAAAAAVRAYGGAGAPDVWFVEVPGGTLRVTLTPGVGTPHAELAGPAVLVAEASVDLAALLA encoded by the coding sequence ATGACCGTGCCCGTCCCCGTCCAGGCGCCCGCGTCCGCCGGCCTCGGCCGCGTCGACGTCACCAAGGGCCACGGCACGCGCAACGACTTCGTGCTCGTCGACGACCGCGACGGTGCGCTCGACGTGACCGCCGAGCTCGTGCGTCGCCTCTGCGACCGCCGGGGCGGTCTCGGCGCTGACGGCCTGATCCGCCTCGTCGCGACCGCGCACGTGCCCGACGCCCCGGCCGACACGCGGACCACGGCCTGGTTCATGGACTACCGCAACGCCGACGGCTCGGTCGCGCAGATGTGCGGCAACGGGGTGCGCGTGTTCGCGCGCTACCTCGAGCGGCTCGGGCTCTGGCGGCCGGAGACGGGCGACCTCGCGGTCGGCACGCGCGCCGGCGTGCGTGCCGTGCGCGCGGTCGACGTGCCGGTCGGGGTCGGCGACGACGCGTGGTTCGCCGTCGACATGGGCCCCGTGACGCTGCCCGGCGGTGCGACCGCGCTCGCGGGCGGCGGTGACGCCGAGGTCGAGGTCGGCGGGCTGGACGTGACGAGGCCGGGGCTCGGCGTCGACGTGGGCAACCCGCACACGGTGGTCGTCCTCGCGACGGGGGCCGACCTCGTGCGCGCGGACCTCACCCGGGCCCCCGTGGTCACCCCGGTGCCGGCCGAGGGCACGAACGTCGAGCTGGTCGTCCCGCTCGGCGAGGAGTCGCTGCCGGACGGCGCGCCGGCCGGACGCGTGCGCATGCGCGTGCACGAGCGCGGTGTGGGGGAGACGCAGTCCTGCGGCACGGGCGCCGTCGCGGCGGCCGCGGCCGTCCGCGCGTACGGCGGCGCCGGGGCGCCGGACGTGTGGTTCGTCGAGGTACCGGGCGGCACGCTGCGCGTGACCCTCACGCCCGGCGTCGGCACGCCGCACGCGGAGCTCGCCGGCCCGGCGGTGCTCGTCGCCGAGGCGTCCGTGGACCTGGCGGCGCTGCTCGCGTGA
- the miaA gene encoding tRNA (adenosine(37)-N6)-dimethylallyltransferase MiaA has protein sequence MTLVVAVVGPTATGKSDLGLALAQALGGEVVNADALQLYRGMDVGTAKVPPAERRGVPHHLLDVLDPREEASVADYQEQARAVVADLRARGVRPVVVGGSGLYVRALLDHLEFPGTDPDVRAALEARVEAEGARRLHDELAAADPVAAEGIGPRNARRIVRALEVIALTGRRYSASLPRHEYAVPAVQIGLDCDRPTLDARVAGRVDRMWDGGMLAEVERLLAHGLGRTAARAVGYAQAAAQLRGELDEAGARAETTAATRRLARKQMGWFGRDPRVHWLDAQDPELVEHALDLVRRADAGTLAAPTDAPSMRRTLGS, from the coding sequence GTGACGCTCGTCGTCGCGGTGGTCGGGCCGACGGCCACCGGCAAGTCCGACCTCGGCCTCGCGCTGGCGCAGGCGCTGGGCGGCGAGGTCGTCAACGCCGACGCCCTCCAGCTCTACCGCGGCATGGACGTCGGCACGGCGAAGGTCCCGCCGGCGGAGCGCCGCGGCGTGCCGCACCACCTGCTCGACGTGCTGGACCCGCGCGAGGAGGCGTCGGTCGCGGACTACCAGGAACAGGCGCGCGCGGTCGTCGCGGACCTGCGCGCGCGCGGCGTGCGCCCCGTCGTGGTCGGCGGTTCGGGGCTCTACGTGCGCGCGCTGCTCGACCACCTCGAGTTCCCCGGCACGGACCCCGACGTGCGGGCCGCGCTCGAGGCGCGCGTCGAGGCCGAGGGGGCGCGCAGGCTGCACGACGAGCTCGCCGCGGCCGACCCCGTCGCCGCGGAGGGCATCGGGCCGCGCAACGCGCGCCGGATCGTCCGCGCGCTCGAGGTGATCGCCCTGACCGGGCGCCGGTACTCGGCGTCGCTGCCGCGGCACGAGTACGCGGTGCCCGCCGTGCAGATCGGGCTCGACTGCGACCGGCCGACGCTCGACGCCCGCGTCGCCGGGCGGGTCGACCGGATGTGGGACGGCGGGATGCTCGCGGAGGTCGAGCGGCTCCTCGCGCACGGGCTGGGCCGGACCGCCGCGCGGGCCGTCGGGTACGCCCAGGCGGCGGCGCAGCTGCGCGGCGAGCTCGACGAGGCGGGGGCACGGGCCGAGACCACCGCCGCGACCCGGCGGCTGGCGCGCAAGCAGATGGGCTGGTTCGGCCGCGACCCACGGGTGCACTGGCTCGACGCGCAGGACCCGGAGCTCGTCGAGCACGCGCTCGACCTCGTCCGCCGCGCCGACGCGGGCACGCTCGCGGCGCCCACGGATGCGCCGTCCATGCGCCGTACCCTGGGCTCATGA
- a CDS encoding YbjN domain-containing protein, whose protein sequence is MVSFGDRARRWWGRGRPATRAEVSVAPVEDGELHARVAELLARELGTAEHGATTPAPVSPARIAAWMSENQFSYFVDNDGDLGGLWRGRLFYFFLFGEQAEILQVRGQWHRELAIERLEEVLDLCNEWNAERIWPKAYVRVRDNGRVHVVAEVATDLEHGATDAQLSQILFCGLSTGSMLFDALDERYPDPAGVAP, encoded by the coding sequence ATGGTGTCGTTCGGGGATCGCGCACGCCGCTGGTGGGGGCGTGGACGGCCGGCGACGCGTGCCGAGGTGTCGGTGGCCCCGGTCGAGGACGGCGAGCTGCACGCCCGTGTCGCCGAGCTGCTGGCACGCGAGCTGGGCACCGCCGAGCACGGGGCGACGACGCCCGCGCCCGTGTCGCCCGCCCGCATCGCCGCGTGGATGTCGGAGAACCAGTTCAGCTACTTCGTCGACAACGACGGCGACCTCGGCGGGCTGTGGCGCGGCCGGCTCTTCTACTTCTTCCTGTTCGGCGAGCAGGCCGAGATCCTCCAGGTGCGCGGGCAGTGGCACCGGGAGCTCGCGATCGAACGGCTCGAGGAGGTGCTCGACCTGTGCAACGAGTGGAACGCCGAGCGCATCTGGCCCAAGGCGTACGTCCGCGTGCGTGACAACGGACGCGTGCACGTGGTGGCCGAGGTCGCGACCGACCTCGAGCACGGCGCGACCGACGCCCAGCTCAGCCAGATCCTCTTCTGCGGCCTGTCGACGGGGAGCATGCTGTTCGACGCGCTCGACGAGCGGTACCCGGACCCGGCCGGGGTCGCCCCGTGA
- a CDS encoding YbjN domain-containing protein, with translation MTAPGWLLRVLGGLPKPTKREPSDDEMPRPLTRDRVADYLLARGYRFLVDEDGDLTGTWDGSRFWFLLLGEQQEILQVRGRWQRTLPLEQRRALALAINDWNRERIWPKAYVREEDGALAVYAEVSADLEPGVTDVQLAQLLACGLGTGVQLFAALEPVVPAEGGPPPDVPDN, from the coding sequence GTGACCGCGCCGGGCTGGCTGCTGCGCGTCCTCGGCGGGCTCCCCAAGCCGACCAAGCGCGAGCCCTCGGACGACGAGATGCCGCGTCCCCTGACGCGCGACCGCGTGGCGGACTACCTCCTGGCGCGCGGGTACCGCTTCCTCGTGGACGAGGACGGAGACCTCACGGGCACGTGGGACGGCAGCCGCTTCTGGTTCCTGCTGCTCGGCGAGCAGCAGGAGATCCTGCAGGTGCGCGGCCGGTGGCAGCGGACCCTCCCGCTCGAGCAGCGGCGCGCGCTGGCGCTGGCGATCAACGACTGGAACCGCGAGCGGATCTGGCCCAAGGCGTACGTCCGGGAGGAGGACGGCGCACTGGCCGTCTACGCGGAGGTGTCCGCGGACCTGGAGCCCGGCGTCACGGACGTGCAGCTCGCCCAGCTGCTCGCGTGCGGGCTGGGCACGGGCGTGCAGCTGTTCGCCGCGCTCGAGCCGGTCGTGCCCGCGGAGGGCGGCCCGCCGCCGGACGTGCCCGACAACTGA
- the miaB gene encoding tRNA (N6-isopentenyl adenosine(37)-C2)-methylthiotransferase MiaB, which yields MSTTLPAPAVALPPADAALPAAPTDRARTYLVKTLGCQMNVHDSEHMAGMLEEAGYVPAPAADAAAEDVDVIVINTCAVRENAADKLYGNLGRLAGQKRTRPGMQIAVGGCLAQKDRAVIVERAPWVDVVFGTHNLDVLPALLERARHNARAQVEIAESLQVFPSTLPTRRESVYAGWVSISVGCNNTCTFCIVPHLRGKERDRRPGEVLTEVEALVGQGAIEVTLLGQNVNSYGVEFGDRQAFAKLLRAAGAVPGLERLRFTSPHPAAFTDDVIEAMAATPTVMPQLHMPLQSGSDRVLRAMRRSYRSEKFLGILDRVRAAIPDAAITTDIIVGFPGETEEDFAETLRVVEASRFSSAFTFQYSLRPGTPAADLPDQLPKAVVQERYERLVALQERISWEENQAQVGRTVDVLVAEGEGRKDGATARLSGRAADNRLVHLSLPVGLPATDAPRPGDLVTVDVTHAAPHHLVADSALTGGSFAVRRTRAGDAWQRRATGAEEHAHGGAGGGCGTGAAAAGPVSLGLPSIGLPVR from the coding sequence ATGTCCACGACCCTGCCCGCACCCGCCGTCGCGCTGCCTCCGGCCGACGCCGCCCTGCCGGCTGCCCCGACCGACCGGGCGCGCACCTACCTGGTGAAGACGCTCGGCTGCCAGATGAACGTGCACGACTCCGAGCACATGGCCGGCATGCTCGAGGAGGCCGGCTACGTGCCGGCCCCCGCGGCCGATGCCGCCGCGGAGGACGTCGACGTCATCGTCATCAACACGTGCGCGGTGCGCGAGAACGCCGCCGACAAGCTGTACGGCAACCTCGGCCGCCTCGCCGGGCAGAAGCGGACGCGCCCCGGCATGCAGATCGCCGTCGGCGGCTGCCTCGCGCAGAAGGACCGCGCCGTCATCGTCGAGCGCGCGCCGTGGGTCGACGTGGTGTTCGGCACGCACAACCTCGACGTGCTCCCGGCGCTGCTCGAGCGGGCCCGGCACAACGCGCGCGCCCAGGTCGAGATCGCCGAGTCGCTGCAGGTGTTCCCGTCCACGCTGCCGACGCGCCGCGAGTCGGTCTACGCCGGCTGGGTCTCGATCAGCGTCGGGTGCAACAACACGTGCACGTTCTGCATCGTCCCCCACCTGCGCGGCAAGGAGCGCGACCGCCGGCCCGGGGAGGTGCTGACGGAGGTGGAGGCGCTCGTCGGGCAGGGCGCGATCGAGGTCACGCTGCTCGGGCAGAACGTGAACTCCTACGGCGTCGAGTTCGGCGACCGGCAGGCGTTCGCCAAGCTCCTGCGCGCCGCGGGCGCCGTGCCGGGGCTCGAGCGCCTGCGCTTCACGTCCCCGCACCCCGCGGCGTTCACGGACGACGTCATCGAGGCGATGGCCGCGACGCCGACGGTCATGCCGCAGCTCCACATGCCGCTGCAGTCGGGGTCCGACCGGGTGCTGCGCGCCATGCGCCGCTCGTACCGGTCCGAGAAGTTCCTCGGCATCCTCGACCGCGTGCGCGCCGCCATCCCGGACGCCGCGATCACGACCGACATCATCGTGGGGTTCCCGGGGGAGACCGAGGAGGACTTCGCCGAGACCCTGCGGGTCGTCGAGGCCTCGCGGTTCTCCTCCGCGTTCACCTTCCAGTACTCCCTGCGGCCGGGCACGCCGGCGGCGGACCTGCCGGACCAGCTGCCGAAGGCGGTGGTCCAGGAGCGCTACGAGCGGCTCGTCGCCCTGCAGGAGCGGATCTCCTGGGAGGAGAACCAGGCGCAGGTCGGCCGGACGGTCGACGTGCTCGTCGCCGAGGGTGAGGGGCGCAAGGACGGCGCCACCGCCCGCCTGTCCGGCCGCGCGGCCGACAACCGCCTCGTGCACCTGTCCCTACCCGTGGGCCTGCCGGCGACGGACGCGCCCCGCCCCGGGGACCTCGTGACCGTCGACGTGACGCACGCGGCGCCGCACCACCTCGTCGCGGACTCGGCCCTGACGGGCGGCTCGTTCGCGGTGCGCCGCACACGTGCGGGCGACGCGTGGCAGCGGCGGGCGACCGGCGCCGAGGAGCACGCGCACGGCGGCGCGGGCGGCGGCTGCGGCACCGGTGCCGCGGCGGCGGGGCCGGTCAGCCTCGGGCTGCCGTCGATCGGGCTCCCGGTCCGCTGA
- a CDS encoding amino acid ABC transporter ATP-binding protein, producing the protein MADSVTADPATPVAARPTGDPLLVLSGVNKHFGSLHVLRDIDLTVNRGEVVVVIGPSGSGKSTLCRTINRLETIDSGTITIDGEPIPAEGRALARLRADVGMVFQSFNLFAHKTVLENVTLGQVKAKKVKPAQARLTAAELLERVGVADQAQKYPAQLSGGQQQRVAIARALAMKPKALLFDEPTSALDPEMINEVLDVMVGLARDGMTMVVVTHEMGFARRAAQRVVFMDAGRIVEETDPETFFTAPSSERARDFLSKILTH; encoded by the coding sequence ATGGCCGACAGCGTGACCGCCGACCCCGCCACCCCCGTGGCGGCCCGTCCCACCGGCGACCCCCTCCTCGTCCTGAGCGGCGTGAACAAGCACTTCGGCAGCCTGCACGTGCTGCGGGACATCGACCTGACCGTCAACCGCGGCGAGGTCGTCGTCGTCATCGGTCCGTCCGGCAGCGGGAAGTCCACGCTCTGCCGGACCATCAACCGGCTCGAGACGATCGACAGCGGCACCATCACGATCGACGGCGAGCCGATCCCCGCGGAGGGCCGCGCGCTCGCGCGGCTGCGGGCGGACGTCGGCATGGTCTTCCAGTCGTTCAACCTCTTCGCGCACAAGACCGTGCTCGAGAACGTCACGCTCGGTCAGGTGAAGGCCAAGAAGGTCAAGCCCGCACAGGCGCGCCTGACGGCGGCGGAGCTCCTCGAGCGCGTGGGCGTGGCCGACCAGGCCCAGAAGTACCCCGCGCAGCTGTCCGGCGGCCAGCAGCAGCGCGTCGCCATCGCGCGGGCGCTCGCGATGAAGCCCAAGGCGCTGCTGTTCGACGAGCCGACGTCGGCCCTGGACCCGGAGATGATCAACGAGGTCCTCGACGTGATGGTCGGCCTCGCGCGCGACGGCATGACGATGGTCGTGGTCACGCACGAGATGGGCTTCGCCCGGCGCGCGGCCCAGCGCGTCGTGTTCATGGACGCCGGTCGGATCGTCGAGGAGACGGACCCGGAGACGTTCTTCACCGCACCGAGCAGCGAGCGCGCGCGCGACTTCCTGTCGAAGATCCTCACGCACTGA
- a CDS encoding glutamate ABC transporter substrate-binding protein, whose translation MRSARTGLIALLSASTLALAACSGGDAGGAEETDGAAGGSTPTAAAEFPEGSTMARLAEEGITIGTKFDQPLFGLVGPDGTPTGFDVEIGKIVAERLGVAEDDIEWVETISANREQFIQSGQVDIVVATYTINDTRKEVVSFAGPYYEAGQSILTLKSDEDIQGPDDLAGKSVCTVSGSTPEKNLLENYPEAKVQALQAYSDCIEPLRNGQVDAISTDNVILAGFAAQNDDLEVRGDAFTKEPYGIGLALEDTEFRNWINDVLEESYEDGSWEQAWESTVGSVLETPEPPAVDRY comes from the coding sequence ATGCGATCCGCTCGCACCGGGCTCATCGCCCTGCTGTCCGCGTCCACGCTCGCCCTCGCCGCCTGCTCGGGCGGCGACGCCGGCGGGGCCGAGGAGACCGACGGAGCCGCGGGGGGCAGCACGCCGACAGCGGCCGCCGAGTTCCCCGAGGGCTCGACCATGGCCCGCCTCGCCGAGGAGGGCATCACGATCGGCACGAAGTTCGACCAGCCCCTGTTCGGGCTCGTCGGCCCCGACGGCACGCCCACCGGCTTCGACGTGGAGATCGGCAAGATCGTCGCGGAGAGGCTCGGCGTCGCCGAGGACGACATCGAGTGGGTCGAGACGATCTCGGCCAACCGTGAGCAGTTCATCCAGTCCGGCCAGGTCGACATCGTCGTCGCGACGTACACGATCAACGACACCCGCAAGGAGGTCGTGTCGTTCGCGGGCCCGTACTACGAGGCCGGGCAGTCGATCCTCACGCTGAAGTCCGACGAGGACATCCAGGGCCCGGACGACCTCGCGGGCAAGAGCGTCTGCACCGTCTCCGGCTCCACGCCCGAGAAGAACCTGCTCGAGAACTACCCCGAGGCGAAGGTCCAGGCCCTGCAGGCCTACTCCGACTGCATCGAGCCGCTGCGCAACGGCCAGGTCGACGCGATCAGCACGGACAACGTCATCCTCGCGGGCTTCGCCGCGCAGAACGACGACCTCGAGGTCCGCGGCGACGCCTTCACGAAGGAGCCGTACGGCATCGGGCTCGCGCTCGAGGACACCGAGTTCCGCAACTGGATCAACGACGTCCTCGAGGAGTCCTACGAGGACGGCTCGTGGGAGCAGGCGTGGGAGAGCACCGTCGGCTCGGTGCTCGAGACGCCGGAGCCGCCGGCCGTCGACCGGTACTGA
- a CDS encoding amino acid ABC transporter permease, whose protein sequence is MDPTVIVDNAPAYLAGFRMTLQLTLVAGAGALVIGLVVAAMRVAPLGSLRRAAAVYTELLRNMPLTLIFFFTVIVLPQFGPVVPIGYWAAVLCLTAYTSAFVAEAVRSGINSVGVGQAEAARAIGLTFSQTLTSVVLPQAVRSVIPPLINVVIALTKNTSVAAGFAVVELVATGRRLAQSNPADVVMILVGVAICYLVITIPAGQLAGVLERRVAFAR, encoded by the coding sequence GTGGACCCCACGGTCATCGTCGACAACGCGCCGGCGTACCTCGCCGGCTTCCGCATGACGCTGCAGCTCACGCTCGTGGCGGGGGCCGGCGCGCTGGTCATCGGGCTCGTCGTCGCGGCCATGCGCGTCGCGCCGCTCGGCTCGCTGCGGCGGGCCGCGGCGGTGTACACCGAGCTGCTGCGGAACATGCCGCTCACGCTGATCTTCTTCTTCACCGTGATCGTGCTGCCGCAGTTCGGGCCGGTCGTGCCGATCGGCTACTGGGCGGCCGTCCTGTGCCTCACCGCGTACACGTCGGCGTTCGTCGCCGAGGCCGTGCGCTCGGGCATCAACTCCGTGGGCGTGGGGCAGGCGGAGGCCGCCCGGGCCATCGGGCTGACGTTCAGCCAGACGCTGACGTCCGTGGTGCTGCCGCAGGCCGTGCGGTCGGTGATCCCCCCGCTGATCAACGTGGTCATCGCCCTGACCAAGAACACGTCCGTCGCGGCGGGCTTCGCCGTGGTGGAGCTGGTCGCCACCGGGCGCCGGCTCGCGCAGAGCAACCCCGCCGACGTCGTGATGATCCTGGTCGGCGTCGCGATCTGCTACCTGGTCATCACGATCCCCGCGGGTCAGCTCGCCGGGGTCCTCGAGCGGAGGGTGGCGTTCGCGCGATGA
- a CDS encoding amino acid ABC transporter permease, whose translation MSSVLYDTPGPVTRRRERIASVVAGVLVLALLGVAAWYAAGRGIFTAERWAVLYDPPMGQTASAVWRNLLVDGLGATLRAAVVAAPLALLLGLVLAVLRTTRVAPLRWLATVVIELFRGLPVLLVMLFALLAFGWDAFRAVVFGLVVYNMAIIAEIVRAGLASLPKGQTEAALAVGLSRGQALRLVLLPQALRTMLPSLVAQLVVLLKDSSLGFIVGYQELLKVIQNNTYFFGNASVVALFVVGAGVYLAVNITLSRLAMRLQGRSLRTATPPALAAAAGDGAPGLDPEGAVPR comes from the coding sequence ATGAGCTCGGTCCTGTACGACACGCCCGGCCCGGTCACGCGGCGACGCGAGCGGATCGCCTCCGTGGTCGCCGGCGTCCTCGTCCTCGCGCTGCTCGGGGTCGCCGCCTGGTACGCCGCCGGCCGCGGGATCTTCACCGCCGAGCGGTGGGCCGTGCTCTACGACCCGCCGATGGGCCAGACCGCGTCCGCCGTGTGGAGGAACCTGCTCGTCGACGGCCTGGGGGCCACCCTGCGGGCGGCCGTGGTCGCCGCGCCGCTCGCGCTCCTGCTGGGCCTGGTCCTCGCCGTCCTGCGCACGACCCGGGTGGCCCCGCTGCGCTGGCTCGCGACCGTCGTCATCGAGCTCTTCCGCGGCCTGCCCGTGCTGCTCGTCATGCTGTTCGCCCTGCTGGCGTTCGGTTGGGACGCGTTCCGCGCGGTGGTGTTCGGGCTCGTCGTCTACAACATGGCGATCATCGCCGAGATCGTCCGCGCGGGCCTCGCCTCGCTGCCGAAGGGGCAGACCGAGGCCGCGCTCGCCGTCGGCCTCTCGCGCGGGCAGGCCCTGCGACTCGTGCTCCTGCCGCAGGCGCTGCGCACCATGCTGCCCAGCCTCGTCGCCCAGCTCGTCGTGCTGCTCAAGGACTCCTCGCTCGGCTTCATCGTCGGCTACCAGGAGCTGCTCAAGGTCATCCAGAACAACACGTACTTCTTCGGCAACGCGTCCGTCGTCGCGCTGTTCGTCGTCGGAGCCGGTGTGTACCTGGCGGTCAACATCACGCTGTCGCGCCTCGCGATGCGGCTGCAGGGCCGGTCGCTGCGCACCGCGACGCCCCCGGCCCTCGCCGCGGCCGCGGGCGACGGCGCGCCGGGGCTCGATCCGGAGGGCGCCGTACCGCGCTGA